A window of the Brassica napus cultivar Da-Ae chromosome C5, Da-Ae, whole genome shotgun sequence genome harbors these coding sequences:
- the LOC106400481 gene encoding LOW QUALITY PROTEIN: uncharacterized protein LOC106400481 (The sequence of the model RefSeq protein was modified relative to this genomic sequence to represent the inferred CDS: inserted 2 bases in 1 codon; deleted 2 bases in 2 codons; substituted 1 base at 1 genomic stop codon), with protein sequence MKIQENLEFVDVLKRARKLVCGNINLLLFLFICTLPLFCFLIFLELSLQTTVLVASEYFSREVKFWGYYYTAPRDHALLKNLISLLLPTFLLYLFPYSLLDLLTTTTIVSASSLVYTSEEEPLGLRQLVRRTVEICQNRIEGCLITSLYILLMSTSVFFRFFFAATNYLYIVSLIRVGDYSYYYYISIXGDGGSYTTRSSFEDLSPSRILFDSVMALFHGAIFIVLLAKFSNMGLVVSMLEEXEDGQGIYGADALSLSSYYGRGHEKSGLWVMLVFLLFALATRIRYLCLKCSESSSSNGNGVLYTSFYVGLICVGNIIKWVATASVVLYCDCKTKVLEKKCDVETGSLRLLLSKRNSFSSPIIYILLV encoded by the exons ATGAAGATTCAGGAGAATCTCGAGTTCGTTGATGTACTCAAACGAGCAAGGAAGCTAGTCTGTGGTAACATAAACctccttctcttcctcttcatttgCACTCTCcctctcttttgtttcttgatcttcttggagctctctCTCCAAACCACCGTCTTAGTCGCTTCTGAATACTTCTCTCGAGAAGTCAAGTTTTGGGGTTACTACTACACCGCTCCTCGAGATCATGCCTTGTTGAAGAACCTGATTTCGCTGCTTCTCCCGACATTTCTCTTATACTTGTTCCCATACAGCCTCTTAGACCTCCTCACCACCACAACCATAGTCTCCGCATCTTCACTAGTCTACACAAGCGAAGAGGAACCTCTAGGACTACGACAGTTGGTTCGGAGAACCGTGGAGATATGTCAGAACAGAATAGAAGGTTGTCTGATCACTTCTCTCTATATCCTCCTCATGTCAACCTCTGTTTTCTTCCGTTTCTTCTTCGCAGCAACGAACTATTTGTACATAGTTTCTCTCATCAGAGTTGGTGATTACTCGTACTACTATTACATTAGTAT GGGAGATGGTGGCAGTTATACCACACGCAGCAGCTTCGAAGATCTAAGTCCAAGTAGGATCTTGTTCGACTCGGTGATGGCTCTCTTTCACGGTGCTATCTTCATAGTTTTGCTTGCCAAGTTCAGCAACATGGGTTTGGTTGTTTCCATGTTAGAAGAATAAGAAGATGGTCAAGGCATCTATGGAGCAGATGCTTTAAGTTTGTCTTCTTACTATGGAAGAGGACACGAGAAGAGTGGTCTCTGGGTGATGCTTGTGTTCTTGTTATTCGCTCTTGCGACGAGGATACGGTATTTATGCCTCAAATGCAGTGAGAGTTCGAGTAGTAATGGAAATGGAGTCTTGTACACAAGTTTCTACGTGGGTTTGATTTGTGTTGGGAATATAATCAAGTGGGTGGCTACT GCTAGTGTCGTGTTATACTGTGATTGTAAAACGAAG GTTTTGGAAAAGAAGTGTGATGTGGAGACTGGATCACTAAGGCTTTTGCTAAGTAAGAGAAATAGCTTCTCATCACCAATCATCTACATACTTTTGGTCTGA
- the LOC106401895 gene encoding serine/arginine-rich splicing factor RSZ21 isoform X1, producing MTRVYVGNLDPRVTERELEDEFRIFGVLRNVWVARRPPGYAFLEFDDERDALDAIRALDGKNGWRVELSHKDKGGRGGGGRRGGIEDSKCYECGEPGHFARECRRGRGGYGRRRSPSPRRRSPDYGYGRRSISPRGRRSPPRRRSVSPPPPRRYSRSPPPYRSSRRDSPRRRDSPYGRRSPYANGV from the exons ATGACAAGGGTTTATGTCGGGAATCTGGACCCCCGGGTCACCGAAAGGGAACTCGAAGATGAATTCAGGATCTTTGGCGTCCTTCGCAA TGTTTGGGTAGCTCGTAGGCCACCGGGCTACGCTTTCCTCGAGTTCGATGACGAAAGAGATGCTTTGGATGCAATCAGGGCTTTGGATG GGAAGAACGGGTGGCGTGTGGAGCTTTCTCACAAAGATAAGGGAGGTCGTGGAGGTGGTGGCCGTCGCGGTGGTATTGAGGACTCCAAGTGCTACGAGTGTGGAGAGCCTGGACATTTTGCGAGGGAGTGTCGCCGTGGTCGAGGAGGCTATGGGAGGCGTAGAAGCCCTAGCCCTCGCCGTAGGAGTCCTGATTATGGATATGGACGCAG GAGCATCAGCCCTCGTGGAAGAAGGTCTCCTCCAAGGCGTCGCAGTGTGAGTCCACCTCCACCCCGCCGCTACAGCAGATCCCCACCACCGTATCGTAGCTCAAGACGTGACTCCCCTCGCCGCAGAGACTCGCCCTATGGCAGACGTTCACCATATGCCAATGG GGTGTGA
- the LOC106401895 gene encoding serine/arginine-rich splicing factor RSZ21 isoform X2: MTRVYVGNLDPRVTERELEDEFRIFGVLRNVWVARRPPGYAFLEFDDERDALDAIRALDGKNGWRVELSHKDKGGRGGGGRRGGIEDSKCYECGEPGHFARECRRGRGGYGRRRSPSPRRRSPDYGYGRRSISPRGRRSPPRRRSVSPPPPRRYSRSPPPYRSSRRDSPRRRDSPYGRRSPYANG; encoded by the exons ATGACAAGGGTTTATGTCGGGAATCTGGACCCCCGGGTCACCGAAAGGGAACTCGAAGATGAATTCAGGATCTTTGGCGTCCTTCGCAA TGTTTGGGTAGCTCGTAGGCCACCGGGCTACGCTTTCCTCGAGTTCGATGACGAAAGAGATGCTTTGGATGCAATCAGGGCTTTGGATG GGAAGAACGGGTGGCGTGTGGAGCTTTCTCACAAAGATAAGGGAGGTCGTGGAGGTGGTGGCCGTCGCGGTGGTATTGAGGACTCCAAGTGCTACGAGTGTGGAGAGCCTGGACATTTTGCGAGGGAGTGTCGCCGTGGTCGAGGAGGCTATGGGAGGCGTAGAAGCCCTAGCCCTCGCCGTAGGAGTCCTGATTATGGATATGGACGCAG GAGCATCAGCCCTCGTGGAAGAAGGTCTCCTCCAAGGCGTCGCAGTGTGAGTCCACCTCCACCCCGCCGCTACAGCAGATCCCCACCACCGTATCGTAGCTCAAGACGTGACTCCCCTCGCCGCAGAGACTCGCCCTATGGCAGACGTTCACCATATGCCAATGGGTAA